Below is a genomic region from Ferribacterium limneticum.
TCGGCCTGGGCCTGGGCGAGCGGTCCGAGGCGAGCCAGCGAACTGCTGAAGCCGTCGACGGACGAGGCGGCGCGGGTGGCAGCTTCGCGTGCCGTGGCGAAGTCCTTGCGGGCTTTTTCGAGATTCTCGAAAGCCTTGGGATTGCTCGGGTCGAGGACAATGTTGCGCAACGCCTGGCCCATTTGCAGGCCCTGGCTGTACATGTCCTGATAGCCGTGCTGCAGGGCGCCGATGCCATCGAGGAAGCTGCCGAAGCGCGCCGAGGTGCTGCGCAGGCCGCTGTTGGCGACGATAACAGCGGCAATGAAAGCGGCCATGATCAAGGCCATGCCGAGTAACAGGCGGTTGCGGAAACTCATTGCCAAACCCCTTTTTATATTAGGGTTTCATTGTACGGCTTGGCTAGCGCGGGAGCCAGTTCGATCAGCCGGCGGTGATCATTCCATCGCTGAGTCTGAGGGCATTGACCAGCAGCAGTTCGCGTTCGACGCCGGCCACCAGCCGCTCATCGGAGAGATTGAGGAAGCGGGCATTGACGTCGACGGCAAAGGGCAGCGCGAGCACGAAAGCGGGGAAGTCGGCTTTCGGCAACTGGCGTTTTTCCATCATTGCGAACGACACGATGACCTTGATGGCATGCCAGGCGAGTTGTCCGATATTGCTGCGGAAGTTGGCAAGGCGCCGGAAAGCCCGTTCAAAAGCCGCGTCGACCGTGGAAAACGGCTTGCCGTGGCCAGGAATGACGATGTCGATGGGCAGCCGGGAGAGCATTTCCAGGGTTTCCTGCGCGCTGGCCAGGCCGTCGGCTTCACCGAGCAGTTCGGGGAAAATGACGCCGAAGCCGTTTTCCCACAGGGCATCGCCGGAAATCAGGATGCGCTTTTCCGGGTTGTAGTAGGCCAGTGCCTCCATGTCGTGCCCGGGAACGGCGAGCGCCTGCCAGTTGAGGCCGCCCATCTCGACTTCGTCGTTGGCGTCGATCAGGCTGTCGTGCTGGAAGCGCGCGCTTTGCTGGCCGAGCGGGGAGAGCAGCAGGGCATCCTTGTCCCAGTCGGCAATGGCCGCGTGCAGGCCGGCCGGGACGATGATCGCGCAGTCGAAGGCCGCCTTGAGCGCAGCGTTGCCGCCGATATGGTCGGAATGCGAATGGGTGTTAATCAGGCGGGCCAAGCTGCGGCCGGCCAGGGCGTGATGGACCAGGTCGACCGTCTGTTCGGCATGCGTGACGTAGCCGCTATCGATCAGGGTGGCCTGATCGCCGTCGAAAAGCAGGATGTTGTTGGCCGACAGCCAGCCGCGTTCGAGGACGAGCAGACTGGCCGGGAGGGCTACGCTCATTCCGGCTTTTCCGGACTACCGTCACGATTGGCCGGCTGAGTTGTCGTCGGCACGGCCAGTTCGGCCACGATGCCCGGCGCGCTCAGCGGCGGCCGGCCGCAGCCGAGGCAATAGCCGGAATCGGGGTCGGCCATGCAGATGCCGACGCATTGGTAGAGTTCTTCGTCCTGGTTGTTCATTTTGCGTTGCCGTTGCTGCGTATATCGCTTTCCTGCGGGGCCTGTTCGTGGCGTCGCCGGGCGACGTTGGCCAGGATGTGCTGCTGCTCGGCGGCGTCGAGGCGCGACCAGGCCGTGATTTCATCGATAGTGCGCAAGCAGCCCTGGCACAGGCCGTTGTTCGCATCCATCTTGCAGATATTGATGCAGGGTGAGGGAGTTGTCATTCAAATCAACATGAAGCGGTGTTGCTGGTCGCGGACCATTTCAACGGCTTCGAGGGCTTCGTCGCGACTGATTCTGGCCAGCATGGCCAGATGAAGACGGCGGTCGCGGGCAGTTAGTTCCGGGAAGTTGAGGGTATGGGCGTTGATGTCCTCGTTGCCGTCGTCGGTCACAACGCCCTGACGGTCCACCGTGATGCTGACGGGTGTCAGGTGCAGAGCCGGTTCGGGCGACTTGAGGTAGTCGGCCAGCGCGTGGACCAGATGTTCGGGCATCAGCGATTCGGCGGTGTGGCGCAGTTTGGCGTCGAGCTCGGCCAGGTGACGAGTGCCGACTTCCAGTGCATGGCCGCCCGAGGTGCCGCGCAGGACGGTCAGGTGGGCGCGCTCGACCGACACATCGGCGCGCAGACCTTCGCGTTCGTCGCGCAGGGCCTTGACGTGGGCGTGGAAGGTGTGAAGCAGGCTTTCCAGGGCCTTGCAGCGCAGGCCGTGCAGGGTGGTGTCGAGCTGGCAGCTCGGCTCGATCAGCGTCTGGCCGGAGAAAAAGAGCACGAGCTGGGGGACATCGCTGCGGATGACATCGCCCTGTTGCGCCAAGCCGAGCTGTTTTTTCTGTTGCCGGCGGGCAGCAAACATGGCGTAGAAATATTCGCTTTCCCAGCTGCACGGCTCGGCGAGAAAGTCGCGCACGGCCTGGCTGCGGCCGAGCATCTGGTCGATGTCGCCGGCCGTGGCGAACAGCGCGTGCACCAGCGGATCGTCAGCAAAGGCCTTGCGGTTGATGTCGATCGGGCCGGGTAGTGAGGCGACCAGCCCGTCGCAGTAACCCAGCGCATAGTCGACAGGGCCGCTCAGGTGTTTTTCGAAACCCGGGGCAGCCTTGAGCATCGGGTCCACCATCTCGGCCACCCGGTCGAGCGCCTTGCGCAGGGACGGATCCAGCGGCGGCGCAGGCTTGAGAAAATCAGCGACGGTGGAAAGAAGGCTCACTCGGACCTGGCACAAAGAGCCCGGCCGGCCTTGGCGCCATTCGGGCGGTTGATGGCGCTGGAAATCCAGTCGCCGACAGCTGCCAGTTTAGCCAGATCGATGCCGGTTTCAATGCCCATGCCTTGCAATAAATAAACAACGTCCTCGGTTGCCACGTTGCCGGAGGCGCCTTTGGCGTATGGGCAACCGCCAAGGCCGGCGATCGAACTGTCGAATACGGCCATGCCCATCTGCAGCGAGGCGTAGATGTTGGCGATGGCCATGCCGTAGGTGTCGTGATAATGGCCGGCCAGTTTTTCGATGGGGAGCAGTTTGGCGCAGGCTTCGATCAGCCGTTTGACCGAAGCCGGATTGCCGACGCCGATGGTGTCGCCGAGGGAGACTTCGTAGCAACCCATGTCGAACAGGGTCTTGGCGACTTCGGCGGCCTTTTTCGGGTCGACTGCACCTTCGTACGGACAGCCGACAACACAGGAAACATAGCCGCGGACCGGGATTTCCAGTGCCGAGGCGGCCGAAACAACCGGTTCGAAGCGTTTCAGGCTCTCGGCAATCGAGCAATTGATGTTTTTTCGGGAAAAACTCTCGGAGGCGGCGCCAAAGATGGCGACTTCGCTCGCGCCGGCTTCTATGGCTGCATCAAAACCTTGCAAATTTGGCGTTAAAACCGGGTAGACCGTGGCAGCGTTGCGTTTAATGCCACGCATGACTGCCGCGTTGTCGCCCATCTGCGGCACCCATTTCGGCGAGACGAAGGAGGTCGCTTCAATGACGCGTAGCCCGGCATCGGCGAGGCGTTCGA
It encodes:
- a CDS encoding MBL fold metallo-hydrolase produces the protein MSVALPASLLVLERGWLSANNILLFDGDQATLIDSGYVTHAEQTVDLVHHALAGRSLARLINTHSHSDHIGGNAALKAAFDCAIIVPAGLHAAIADWDKDALLLSPLGQQSARFQHDSLIDANDEVEMGGLNWQALAVPGHDMEALAYYNPEKRILISGDALWENGFGVIFPELLGEADGLASAQETLEMLSRLPIDIVIPGHGKPFSTVDAAFERAFRRLANFRSNIGQLAWHAIKVIVSFAMMEKRQLPKADFPAFVLALPFAVDVNARFLNLSDERLVAGVERELLLVNALRLSDGMITAG
- a CDS encoding DUF1289 domain-containing protein, which encodes MNNQDEELYQCVGICMADPDSGYCLGCGRPPLSAPGIVAELAVPTTTQPANRDGSPEKPE
- a CDS encoding DUF1289 domain-containing protein; its protein translation is MTTPSPCINICKMDANNGLCQGCLRTIDEITAWSRLDAAEQQHILANVARRRHEQAPQESDIRSNGNAK
- a CDS encoding hydroxymethylglutaryl-CoA lyase, with the translated sequence MNLTKHVKIVEVGPRDGLQNEAQVVPTAIKIELIERLADAGLRVIEATSFVSPKWVPQMGDNAAVMRGIKRNAATVYPVLTPNLQGFDAAIEAGASEVAIFGAASESFSRKNINCSIAESLKRFEPVVSAASALEIPVRGYVSCVVGCPYEGAVDPKKAAEVAKTLFDMGCYEVSLGDTIGVGNPASVKRLIEACAKLLPIEKLAGHYHDTYGMAIANIYASLQMGMAVFDSSIAGLGGCPYAKGASGNVATEDVVYLLQGMGIETGIDLAKLAAVGDWISSAINRPNGAKAGRALCARSE